From one Streptomyces mobaraensis genomic stretch:
- a CDS encoding bifunctional glycosyltransferase 87/phosphatase PAP2 family protein has translation MVEAERSGAGDARRAGSRTVVALGALWLIAGFLAVRQAAVVLRRPPDRRFTDLATWIGEHGVLRTRGSFYEDDRFTGTPVGGLVLRPLTNAAERSLGIGWTLATLLLVVAVALVAARALPGPLSRRTALLAAPVAVSVTVLSLPVRSTFSLGQTSIIPVLLVLLACCVPRFAQGAGRASGVLVGVAAALQPAVLLFAPLLWLTGRRRAAVTGGATFAAATALAWAVAPDDSWTYWVHHIAGAGLGDKPDGLTNQSLHGLLLRLGLHGPVEIALYGVLAVAVAVLGLRRAAHYARDGQPLLATAITGCVAVAVSPTAWQHQQLWILLAIAGRVGKRRADRLVWPVLVVLVMTLNHTIIVPDNPVLVPIGDNAPLLAALAAACAVPFLTRTSPMWDRPAPTPVAEPQRGRFAWVPLLRFWKRPLNRPNLLLELMLIRVGYFVYSYIRASAPDERALAESHGRQIIGAEEFLHIDFEHGFNHFVAGIGWLTDAMNYYYGTFHFLVPLSLLAFLYVRRPATYRWARTALALATLLALVGFWAYPLAPPRLMPGRGFIDTANGPQDLSNPDFGALTDLSNQYAAMPSLHIGWSLWCGVMIAVVAPKLWMKALGMVYPMMTFLVIIGTANHYVLDACGGALVVASGFGIQYALTGPGRTALARIPAARSGSDAPEPAPAARV, from the coding sequence GTGGTGGAAGCAGAGCGGAGCGGGGCGGGCGATGCGCGGCGGGCGGGTTCGCGGACCGTCGTGGCGCTGGGAGCCCTCTGGCTGATCGCCGGGTTCCTGGCCGTGCGCCAGGCGGCGGTGGTGCTGCGGAGACCGCCCGACCGCCGGTTCACGGACCTGGCCACGTGGATAGGGGAGCACGGCGTCCTGCGGACGCGCGGTTCGTTCTACGAGGACGACCGGTTCACCGGCACCCCGGTCGGCGGCCTGGTGCTCAGACCGCTGACGAACGCCGCCGAGCGCAGCCTCGGCATCGGCTGGACGCTGGCGACGCTGCTGCTCGTCGTCGCCGTCGCGCTGGTCGCCGCCCGCGCGCTCCCCGGGCCGCTCTCCCGCCGTACCGCCCTCCTGGCCGCTCCCGTCGCGGTGAGCGTGACCGTGCTGTCGCTGCCGGTCCGCAGCACCTTCAGCCTCGGCCAGACCAGCATCATCCCCGTTCTCCTCGTCCTTCTGGCCTGCTGCGTACCGCGGTTCGCCCAGGGGGCCGGGCGGGCGAGCGGCGTCCTCGTCGGCGTCGCGGCGGCGCTGCAGCCGGCCGTGCTCCTGTTCGCCCCGCTGCTGTGGCTGACCGGCCGCCGCCGCGCGGCCGTCACCGGCGGCGCGACGTTCGCCGCCGCCACCGCCCTGGCGTGGGCGGTGGCGCCCGACGACTCCTGGACGTACTGGGTCCACCACATCGCCGGCGCCGGCCTCGGCGACAAGCCCGACGGGCTGACCAACCAGTCGCTGCACGGCCTGCTGCTCCGCCTCGGCCTGCACGGGCCGGTGGAGATCGCGCTGTACGGCGTGCTGGCCGTCGCCGTCGCCGTGCTCGGCCTGCGCCGTGCCGCGCACTACGCGCGCGACGGGCAGCCGCTGCTCGCCACGGCCATCACCGGGTGCGTCGCGGTCGCGGTCTCGCCCACCGCCTGGCAGCACCAGCAGCTGTGGATCCTGCTGGCCATCGCCGGGCGCGTCGGCAAGCGGCGCGCGGACCGGCTGGTGTGGCCCGTCCTCGTCGTGCTCGTCATGACGCTGAACCACACGATCATCGTCCCGGACAACCCCGTCCTCGTCCCGATCGGCGACAACGCGCCGCTGCTCGCCGCGCTCGCCGCCGCCTGTGCCGTGCCGTTCCTCACCCGCACCTCGCCGATGTGGGACCGGCCGGCGCCGACGCCGGTCGCCGAGCCGCAGCGGGGCCGGTTCGCGTGGGTGCCGCTGCTGCGGTTCTGGAAGCGGCCGCTCAACCGGCCCAATCTGCTGCTGGAGTTGATGCTGATACGGGTGGGCTACTTCGTCTACTCGTACATCCGCGCCAGCGCCCCCGACGAACGGGCCCTCGCGGAGTCGCACGGCCGGCAGATCATCGGTGCCGAGGAGTTCCTGCACATCGACTTCGAGCATGGCTTCAACCACTTCGTGGCGGGCATCGGCTGGCTCACGGACGCCATGAACTACTACTACGGCACCTTCCACTTCCTGGTGCCGCTGTCCTTGCTGGCTTTCCTGTACGTGCGCCGCCCGGCCACCTACCGGTGGGCGCGCACGGCCCTGGCCCTGGCCACGCTGCTTGCGCTGGTCGGCTTCTGGGCGTACCCGCTGGCCCCGCCGCGCCTGATGCCGGGCCGCGGCTTCATCGACACGGCGAACGGCCCGCAGGACCTGTCCAACCCCGACTTCGGCGCGCTCACCGACCTGTCCAACCAGTACGCGGCGATGCCCTCGCTGCACATCGGCTGGTCGCTGTGGTGCGGTGTCATGATCGCGGTCGTGGCGCCGAAGCTGTGGATGAAGGCGCTGGGGATGGTCTACCCGATGATGACCTTCCTGGTGATCATCGGCACGGCCAACCACTACGTCCTCGACGCGTGCGGCGGCGCGCTGGTGGTGGCGAGCGGGTTCGGCATCCAGTACGCGCTGACCGGCCCGGGCCGCACGGCCCTGGCCCGGATCCCCGCGGCCCGCAGCGGCAGCGACGCACCGGAACCGGCGCCGGCGGCGCGGGTCTGA
- a CDS encoding nuclear transport factor 2 family protein, translating to MTTTSATTAPTTTAAGAEAAQAAQAQAPASPADPLSVLKGMYEAEARYLAAGGPGAASFDLLARYFDHDVVLHQADSLPYGGTWHRHDGMARFFLAMSLAWERFDILDQRFLGVEGETVVVHSRVRARARATGRELEFPIVQTIEVRDGRIARVRPFYWDTAAIAEACAEPAPARRRGRGGRGSATGPAVTGPGGERASLADEDA from the coding sequence ATGACGACGACATCCGCGACGACGGCACCCACGACGACTGCGGCCGGTGCGGAGGCCGCGCAGGCCGCACAGGCCCAGGCGCCGGCGTCCCCGGCCGACCCCCTGTCCGTCCTCAAGGGCATGTACGAGGCCGAGGCCCGCTACCTCGCCGCCGGCGGCCCCGGTGCCGCCTCGTTCGACCTCCTCGCCCGCTACTTCGACCACGACGTGGTGCTGCACCAGGCCGATTCCCTCCCGTACGGCGGGACCTGGCACCGGCACGACGGTATGGCCCGGTTCTTCCTGGCGATGAGCCTGGCCTGGGAGCGGTTCGACATCCTCGACCAGCGGTTCCTCGGCGTCGAGGGCGAGACGGTCGTCGTCCACAGCCGCGTCCGCGCCCGGGCCCGCGCGACCGGGCGGGAGCTGGAGTTCCCGATCGTCCAGACGATAGAGGTGCGGGACGGGCGGATCGCCCGCGTCCGGCCCTTCTACTGGGACACCGCCGCGATCGCCGAGGCGTGCGCGGAGCCGGCCCCCGCCCGCCGACGGGGGCGCGGCGGGCGGGGGAGCGCGACGGGTCCGGCCGTCACCGGTCCCGGCGGGGAGCGGGCGTCACTCGCCGACGAGGACGCGTGA
- a CDS encoding DUF6114 domain-containing protein, whose amino-acid sequence MTSGTEARRHPWLAWRTWRKGRPFWGGLLSTLAGAEICAIPLGPLKIMLVQGITGILSILMGLVMIMMGLSAWFAPSYRMFAGIVTVMCAAAALVLSNLGGFLLGTLLGVIGGSMVFAWQPHQPQQPQQPPPDGPEDEPVEPFEPVEPLPGDPAAAPAPPAVPPAVPAPPAAPPRVPLRKVPHAPPLPPKEPQ is encoded by the coding sequence GTGACGTCCGGCACCGAGGCACGCCGTCATCCCTGGCTGGCCTGGCGGACGTGGCGCAAGGGCCGCCCCTTCTGGGGTGGCCTGCTCAGCACCCTCGCGGGGGCCGAGATCTGCGCCATTCCGCTGGGGCCGCTGAAGATCATGCTGGTCCAGGGGATCACCGGCATCCTGTCGATCCTGATGGGACTGGTGATGATCATGATGGGGCTGAGCGCCTGGTTCGCCCCCTCCTACCGGATGTTCGCCGGGATCGTCACCGTCATGTGCGCCGCGGCCGCGCTGGTCCTCTCCAACCTCGGCGGGTTCCTGCTGGGGACCCTGCTCGGGGTCATCGGCGGAAGCATGGTCTTCGCCTGGCAGCCGCACCAGCCACAGCAACCACAGCAACCGCCGCCAGACGGACCGGAGGACGAGCCCGTCGAGCCCTTCGAGCCCGTCGAGCCGCTGCCGGGCGATCCGGCGGCGGCCCCGGCTCCCCCTGCGGTCCCACCCGCCGTACCCGCCCCACCCGCCGCACCCCCACGCGTCCCCCTCCGCAAGGTCCCCCACGCACCGCCCCTCCCACCGAAGGAGCCGCAATGA
- a CDS encoding DUF6230 family protein: MKDAQGRQVTGRVRWRKFAVLAVPGFAVTGALAVALSQGALAASFAVSGQEFKVSAKSMTGEGFAQYGGLDYNLRNGEDHPFPVAVTALKKAKINNLCQSVVTTIPIVGTFSLNISAGNDPNHPVEAKDLVLDVTQLEGDADFDNIEIGRDASTLDKGPATAQGMQDLFAQQADKVTIKDVKQVAYATTAAKFKLSGLSLKLHKGKSECF; encoded by the coding sequence ATGAAGGACGCACAGGGAAGACAGGTGACGGGTCGGGTCAGGTGGCGGAAATTCGCCGTACTGGCCGTCCCCGGGTTCGCGGTCACGGGCGCGCTGGCCGTGGCACTCTCGCAGGGCGCGCTGGCCGCCTCGTTCGCCGTGTCGGGGCAGGAGTTCAAGGTCTCGGCGAAGAGCATGACGGGCGAGGGGTTCGCACAGTACGGCGGGCTGGACTACAACCTGCGCAACGGCGAGGACCACCCCTTCCCCGTGGCCGTGACCGCCTTGAAGAAGGCGAAGATCAACAACCTGTGCCAGTCCGTGGTGACGACCATCCCCATCGTCGGGACCTTCTCGCTGAACATCTCGGCGGGCAACGACCCGAACCACCCGGTGGAGGCCAAGGACCTGGTCCTGGACGTCACCCAGCTCGAAGGCGACGCCGACTTCGACAACATCGAGATCGGCCGCGACGCCTCCACCCTGGACAAGGGCCCGGCCACGGCACAGGGCATGCAGGACCTGTTCGCGCAGCAGGCCGACAAGGTCACCATCAAGGACGTCAAACAGGTCGCGTACGCCACGACCGCCGCCAAGTTCAAACTCTCCGGGCTGAGTCTCAAACTCCACAAGGGCAAGTCGGAGTGCTTCTGA
- a CDS encoding LuxR C-terminal-related transcriptional regulator produces the protein MGTPNTVRVLIADDEALLSTGMRLVLETAHGISVPAVCPVAEAPRTAAECRPDVVLLGVRPPAAKGLAVLRRLRALEAPPHVAVLTALDSDHHIAESLRLGATGFLLRDTAPEELVRSVRALATGAGCLSAPLVRRLCRHHPASAPARDGARGLYRLSVRERQTLELLGQGLTNAEIGERLSISTATVKDYVKAVLGKLGVANRVQAAVLAAGTDSSAGRDGPPTPLPPTRIGVHPGPCQCPAADLLSGTPCGTAGSSPARPPCRAWARRTPPQVTCST, from the coding sequence ATGGGGACACCGAACACGGTGAGGGTGCTGATCGCCGACGACGAGGCGCTGCTGAGCACCGGGATGCGACTGGTCCTGGAGACCGCCCACGGCATCTCCGTGCCGGCCGTGTGCCCGGTCGCGGAGGCGCCGCGGACGGCGGCGGAGTGCCGCCCCGACGTCGTCCTGCTCGGCGTACGGCCGCCCGCGGCCAAGGGGCTCGCCGTACTGCGGCGGCTGCGGGCCCTGGAGGCGCCGCCGCACGTGGCGGTCCTGACGGCGCTCGACAGCGATCACCACATCGCGGAGTCCCTCCGGCTGGGCGCCACCGGGTTCCTGCTCCGGGACACCGCGCCGGAGGAACTGGTCCGCTCGGTCCGGGCCCTGGCCACGGGGGCCGGCTGCCTGTCCGCGCCCCTGGTGCGCCGGCTGTGCCGCCACCACCCGGCGTCCGCCCCGGCCCGGGACGGCGCCCGGGGGCTGTACCGGCTGTCGGTACGGGAGCGGCAGACGCTGGAACTGCTCGGGCAGGGGCTGACCAACGCCGAGATCGGCGAACGGCTGAGCATCAGCACGGCCACCGTCAAGGACTACGTCAAAGCGGTCCTCGGCAAGCTCGGCGTCGCCAACCGGGTCCAGGCCGCCGTCCTCGCGGCCGGCACGGACTCCTCCGCCGGCCGGGACGGGCCGCCAACCCCCTTACCACCGACCCGAATCGGCGTGCACCCGGGCCCTTGTCAGTGCCCGGCGGCGGACTTACTCTCGGGTACACCTTGCGGGACGGCGGGTTCGTCCCCTGCGCGTCCGCCGTGTCGCGCCTGGGCGCGGCGGACGCCTCCTCAGGTCACCTGCAGCACGTAA
- a CDS encoding aggregation-promoting factor C-terminal-like domain-containing protein — translation MTFSTISRLASRKLTAGAGAAVALAAAGAVLASGPAQAATAAPQAAAQETARQMIKDEGQFQCFSKIVEHESGWNPTATNASSGAYGLVQALPASKMASAGADWQTNPATQIKWGLDYMKDRYGSPCGAWSYWQAHQSY, via the coding sequence GTGACGTTCTCGACCATCAGCCGCCTCGCCTCCCGCAAGCTGACCGCCGGCGCCGGTGCCGCCGTGGCCCTGGCCGCCGCGGGCGCCGTCCTCGCCTCCGGTCCGGCCCAGGCCGCGACCGCCGCGCCGCAGGCCGCCGCGCAGGAGACCGCCCGGCAGATGATCAAGGATGAGGGCCAGTTCCAGTGCTTCAGCAAGATCGTCGAGCATGAGAGCGGCTGGAACCCCACCGCCACCAACGCCTCCAGCGGTGCCTACGGCCTCGTCCAGGCCCTGCCGGCCTCGAAGATGGCCTCGGCCGGCGCCGACTGGCAGACCAACCCCGCCACGCAGATCAAGTGGGGCCTGGACTACATGAAGGACCGCTACGGCAGCCCCTGCGGCGCCTGGTCCTACTGGCAGGCCCACCAGTCGTACTGA
- a CDS encoding GNAT family N-acetyltransferase: MNISYGIRRAEVSDARALTRLVRSSRAYRGRYAPMVERYTVGPDYVVAHEVYVAEAEDPSAGPGGLVGFYALLLDPHELDLMFVADAAQGRGVGRALVTHMKERARAAGLTWVRVVSHPPAEGFYRSVGAVPMGTLPARPGIAWERPELVFPLGLSAEEAVAVAEAATA, translated from the coding sequence GTGAACATCTCTTACGGCATACGGCGGGCCGAGGTATCCGACGCGCGCGCCCTCACCCGGCTGGTGCGGTCCTCCCGCGCGTACCGCGGCCGGTACGCGCCGATGGTCGAGCGGTACACGGTCGGCCCGGACTACGTCGTCGCGCACGAGGTCTACGTCGCCGAGGCCGAGGACCCCTCCGCCGGCCCCGGCGGGCTGGTGGGCTTCTACGCGCTGCTCCTCGATCCGCACGAGCTGGACCTGATGTTCGTCGCCGACGCGGCGCAGGGGCGCGGCGTCGGCCGGGCCCTGGTGACCCATATGAAGGAACGGGCCCGGGCCGCCGGGCTGACCTGGGTGCGGGTCGTCTCGCACCCGCCGGCCGAGGGCTTCTACCGGTCGGTGGGGGCCGTGCCCATGGGCACGCTGCCCGCGAGGCCGGGGATCGCGTGGGAGCGCCCGGAGCTGGTGTTCCCGCTCGGCCTGTCCGCGGAGGAGGCGGTGGCGGTGGCGGAGGCGGCTACGGCGTGA
- a CDS encoding ECF transporter S component, whose product MTAPARPRVTAQARAVRLGRRSAVALLLLTVAGVMAFGWPLLAAPASGLAHSRDAPWLFAALLPLLLAVVVATIADTGLDAKAVAMLGVLAAAGAALRPLGAGTAGIEPMFFLMVLAGRVLGPGFGFVLGALSMFASALLTGGVGPWMPFQMLAMGWVSLGAGLLPGADRLRGRRELLMLAAYGAVASVGYGTVMNLQGWPYIAGLGTGVSFVPGDPLGDNLARFAAYCLTTSLGWDLPRAAVTLAATLLLGPAVLKALRRATRRAAFEAPVAFEAPVTSGGTAASDGVAAADGMAAAEEPAPESGPARGPDGGA is encoded by the coding sequence GTGACCGCGCCGGCCCGGCCTCGCGTGACGGCTCAGGCCCGCGCCGTCCGCCTCGGCCGCCGCTCCGCCGTGGCCCTGCTGCTCCTGACCGTCGCGGGCGTCATGGCGTTCGGCTGGCCGCTGCTGGCGGCCCCGGCGTCCGGGCTGGCGCACTCGCGCGACGCGCCCTGGCTGTTCGCGGCGCTGCTGCCACTGCTCCTCGCCGTCGTCGTGGCGACCATCGCCGACACCGGCCTGGACGCCAAGGCCGTCGCCATGCTCGGCGTCCTCGCGGCGGCGGGCGCGGCGCTGCGCCCGCTGGGGGCGGGGACGGCCGGGATCGAGCCGATGTTCTTCCTGATGGTGCTGGCGGGACGGGTGCTGGGGCCGGGCTTCGGGTTCGTCCTCGGGGCGCTGTCGATGTTCGCGTCGGCGCTGCTGACCGGCGGGGTCGGGCCGTGGATGCCGTTCCAGATGCTGGCCATGGGCTGGGTGTCCCTGGGCGCGGGCCTGCTGCCGGGCGCGGACCGGCTGCGGGGCCGCCGCGAGCTGCTGATGCTGGCGGCGTACGGCGCGGTGGCGTCGGTCGGCTACGGCACGGTCATGAACCTCCAGGGCTGGCCGTACATCGCCGGTCTCGGGACGGGCGTCTCCTTCGTCCCGGGCGACCCGCTGGGCGACAACCTGGCCCGCTTCGCCGCGTACTGCCTGACCACGTCCCTGGGCTGGGACCTGCCGCGCGCGGCGGTCACCCTGGCCGCGACGCTCCTCCTCGGCCCGGCGGTACTCAAGGCACTGCGGCGGGCGACTCGCCGGGCCGCGTTCGAGGCACCGGTGGCGTTCGAGGCGCCGGTGACGTCCGGCGGGACGGCGGCATCCGACGGGGTGGCCGCGGCCGACGGGATGGCGGCGGCCGAAGAGCCGGCGCCGGAGAGCGGTCCCGCGCGGGGCCCAGACGGCGGCGCGTAG
- a CDS encoding ATP-binding cassette domain-containing protein — MIRFEQVTVTYHDAAAPTLRDLDLTVPEGELCLLVGPSGVGKSTLLGAVSGLVPHFTGGTLRGRVTVDGRDTRTHRPRELADVVGTVGQDPLAHFVTDTVEEELAYGMESLGLPADTMRRRVEETLDLLGLADLRDRALRTLSGGQQQRVAIGSVLTTHPRVLVLDEPTSALDPAAAEEVLAVLQRLVHDLGTTVLLAEHRLERVVQYADRVVLLPGPGEPPVVGGPGEVMAVSSVHPPVVALGRLAGWSPPPLTVRDARRAAAPLRARLADVPPPAASAPPAPAAADAPRGPSRYFRRFRRGAPAAPPAGTPAAQVTGLAVRHGRVDALRGVDLTVRPGETIALMGRNGAGKSTLLRTLVGMHEPARGTVAVGGAAPHRTGPRELLRHVGLVPQEPRDLLCADTVGAECAAADRDASATPGTCRDLVSGLLPGVPDDAHPRDLSEGQRLALALAVVLAARPPLLLLDEPTRGLDYAAKARLVEILRGLAAEGHAIVLATHDVELAAELAHRVVVLAEGEIVADGPTADVVVASPAFAPQVAKVLAPLPWLTVAQVRDALGAAGAGTRAGAEAGAAAGASGTDVPGRPPAGPNPTGPNPSRPAWSGTNPTGPVLPGTDPAGTDPTGTDPSRSDPSRSDRTERDAPGKGLSRSGSKGPDAPAADPSGPDPTGPDPSGPDPTGPDPSGPDPTGPGPSGPDPTGPGPSGVPS; from the coding sequence GTGATCCGCTTCGAGCAGGTGACGGTGACGTACCACGACGCCGCCGCGCCGACCCTCCGGGATCTCGATCTGACCGTTCCCGAAGGGGAGTTGTGCCTGCTGGTCGGGCCGTCCGGGGTCGGGAAGTCGACGCTGCTGGGTGCCGTGAGCGGGCTGGTGCCGCACTTCACCGGCGGGACGCTGCGCGGCCGGGTCACCGTCGACGGACGCGACACCCGGACCCACCGGCCGCGTGAACTCGCCGACGTCGTCGGCACGGTGGGGCAGGACCCGCTCGCGCATTTCGTCACCGACACCGTCGAGGAGGAACTGGCGTACGGCATGGAGTCGTTGGGGCTGCCCGCCGACACCATGCGCCGCCGCGTCGAGGAGACCCTCGACCTGCTCGGCCTCGCCGACCTCCGCGACCGCGCCCTGCGCACCCTCTCCGGCGGCCAGCAGCAGCGCGTCGCCATCGGTTCGGTGCTCACGACGCACCCGCGCGTCCTGGTGCTCGACGAGCCGACGTCCGCGCTCGACCCGGCCGCCGCCGAGGAGGTCCTCGCGGTGCTGCAACGGCTCGTCCACGACCTCGGCACCACCGTGCTGCTGGCCGAGCACCGGCTGGAGCGGGTGGTGCAGTACGCGGACCGGGTGGTGCTGCTGCCCGGGCCCGGTGAGCCGCCCGTCGTCGGCGGGCCGGGCGAGGTGATGGCCGTCTCGTCCGTGCACCCGCCCGTCGTCGCCCTCGGCCGGCTCGCCGGCTGGTCCCCGCCGCCGCTGACCGTGCGCGACGCCCGGCGCGCCGCGGCGCCGCTCCGCGCGCGCCTCGCGGACGTCCCGCCGCCCGCCGCGTCCGCCCCGCCGGCCCCGGCCGCGGCGGACGCGCCCCGCGGTCCCTCCCGTTACTTCCGCCGCTTCCGGCGCGGCGCCCCGGCCGCGCCCCCGGCCGGCACCCCGGCCGCCCAGGTGACCGGCCTGGCCGTCCGGCACGGCCGGGTGGACGCCCTGCGCGGGGTGGACCTCACCGTCCGGCCGGGCGAGACGATCGCCCTCATGGGCCGCAACGGCGCCGGCAAGTCCACGCTGCTGCGCACCCTCGTCGGCATGCACGAGCCGGCCCGCGGCACGGTCGCCGTCGGCGGTGCCGCCCCGCACCGCACCGGCCCGCGCGAGCTGCTGCGGCACGTCGGCCTCGTCCCGCAGGAACCCCGCGACCTGCTCTGCGCCGACACGGTCGGCGCCGAGTGCGCCGCCGCCGACCGCGACGCCTCCGCCACCCCCGGCACCTGCCGCGACCTCGTCTCCGGCCTGCTCCCCGGCGTCCCCGACGACGCCCACCCGCGCGACCTCTCCGAGGGCCAGCGGCTCGCGCTCGCCCTCGCCGTCGTCCTCGCCGCCCGGCCGCCGCTGCTGCTCCTCGACGAGCCGACGCGCGGCCTGGACTACGCGGCGAAGGCCCGCCTGGTCGAGATCCTGCGCGGCCTGGCCGCCGAGGGCCACGCGATCGTCCTGGCCACCCACGACGTGGAACTGGCCGCCGAGCTCGCCCACCGCGTCGTCGTCCTGGCGGAGGGCGAGATCGTCGCCGACGGTCCGACGGCCGACGTCGTCGTCGCCTCCCCGGCCTTCGCACCGCAGGTGGCGAAGGTGCTGGCGCCCCTGCCGTGGCTGACCGTCGCGCAGGTGCGGGACGCTCTGGGGGCGGCGGGGGCGGGGACACGAGCAGGGGCAGAGGCAGGGGCAGCGGCGGGCGCGTCGGGGACGGACGTGCCGGGGAGACCCCCGGCAGGGCCGAACCCGACGGGACCGAACCCGTCGAGGCCGGCCTGGTCCGGGACGAATCCGACGGGACCGGTCCTGCCAGGAACGGACCCGGCAGGGACGGACCCGACAGGGACGGACCCGTCGCGGTCGGATCCGTCGCGGTCGGACCGTACGGAACGGGACGCGCCGGGGAAGGGCCTGTCAAGGTCGGGATCCAAAGGACCGGACGCACCGGCGGCGGACCCGTCAGGGCCCGACCCCACAGGACCGGACCCGTCAGGGCCCGACCCCACAGGACCGGACCCGTCAGGGCCCGACCCCACAGGACCGGGCCCGTCAGGGCCCGACCCCACGGGACCGGGCCCGTCCGGGGTGCCCTCGTGA
- a CDS encoding CbiQ family ECF transporter T component, with translation MTPALHPGAWWIWALGLAAAASRTTNPLLLALLVAVAGYVVAVRRTDAPWARSYGAFLKLGLVVIGIRLLFAFFLGSPIPGTHTVVVLPEVPLPDWARGVRLGGRVTAEGLLFALYDALRLAALLVCVGAANALANPARLLKSLPGALYEAGVAVVVAMTFAPNLVADVQRVRAARRLRGRPDRGFAGLLQVGLPVLEGALERSVALAAAMDARGYGRTAQVPPSVRRTTAVLTLGGLLGVCAGTYGLLADEGAGYGTPLLLAGVAAALAGLRLGGRRSVRTRYRPDRWDAAAWLVAGSGAAVTALMVWAGTRAPESLHPPAVPLTSPALPLWPALSVLVGLLPALPLPGRRGGEGRERAPRDRGRPSPGPGPRASGPGHPAAPDAAHGPARDTAAPPAGRGGTSSHRGDHPSPYGYEYGSGYGSGYGNRPGADGNPSLAPGHPSASPEGRPGSAPAPATPGPVDHTPASDRHPRTPDRPQAAPSRPAPDGDGNRPGTGGDPSPTPGRPAAGAEPSRVRPAAAPATPTATPTAAPRRSRTR, from the coding sequence GTGACGCCGGCGCTGCACCCCGGCGCGTGGTGGATCTGGGCGCTGGGGCTGGCCGCCGCCGCGTCCCGGACGACCAACCCGCTGCTGCTGGCGCTGCTGGTGGCCGTCGCCGGGTACGTGGTGGCGGTCCGGCGCACGGACGCGCCCTGGGCGCGGAGTTACGGGGCGTTCCTCAAGCTCGGGCTCGTGGTGATCGGCATCCGGCTGCTGTTCGCGTTCTTCCTCGGCTCCCCGATCCCCGGCACCCACACCGTCGTCGTCCTCCCCGAAGTCCCGCTCCCCGACTGGGCGCGGGGTGTGCGGCTCGGCGGCCGGGTGACGGCCGAGGGTCTGCTGTTCGCCCTGTACGACGCCCTGCGGCTGGCCGCCCTGCTGGTCTGCGTGGGCGCCGCCAACGCGCTCGCCAACCCGGCGCGGCTGTTGAAGTCCCTGCCGGGGGCGCTGTACGAGGCGGGGGTCGCGGTCGTCGTCGCCATGACGTTCGCGCCGAACCTCGTCGCGGACGTCCAACGGGTGCGCGCCGCGCGGCGGTTGCGCGGCCGGCCGGACCGGGGGTTCGCCGGCCTGCTCCAGGTGGGGCTGCCGGTGCTGGAGGGTGCTCTGGAACGTTCGGTGGCCCTGGCGGCGGCCATGGACGCGCGCGGCTACGGCCGCACCGCGCAGGTCCCGCCCTCCGTCCGGCGCACCACGGCCGTCCTCACCCTGGGCGGCCTGCTGGGTGTGTGCGCCGGCACGTACGGGCTGCTGGCCGACGAGGGCGCCGGGTACGGGACACCCCTGCTGCTCGCCGGCGTCGCCGCCGCCCTGGCCGGACTGCGGCTGGGCGGCCGCCGCTCGGTCCGCACCCGCTACCGCCCGGACCGCTGGGACGCGGCGGCGTGGCTGGTGGCGGGCTCGGGCGCGGCGGTGACGGCCCTGATGGTGTGGGCCGGCACCCGCGCCCCGGAATCCCTCCACCCCCCGGCCGTCCCCCTGACGTCCCCGGCCCTGCCCTTGTGGCCCGCGCTTTCCGTCCTCGTCGGCCTGCTGCCGGCCCTGCCCCTGCCCGGGCGGCGTGGCGGGGAGGGCCGGGAGCGCGCGCCCCGCGACCGGGGCCGGCCCTCACCCGGCCCGGGACCCCGGGCGTCCGGCCCGGGCCACCCGGCCGCCCCGGACGCCGCCCACGGCCCGGCCCGGGACACGGCGGCACCGCCCGCCGGGCGCGGCGGCACGTCCTCGCACCGGGGGGACCACCCGTCTCCGTACGGATACGAGTACGGGTCCGGGTACGGGTCCGGGTACGGCAACCGGCCCGGCGCTGACGGGAATCCGTCCCTCGCCCCGGGCCACCCGTCCGCGAGCCCGGAGGGCCGGCCGGGCTCCGCCCCCGCCCCTGCCACACCGGGGCCGGTGGACCACACACCGGCCTCCGACCGGCACCCGCGCACCCCTGACCGACCGCAGGCGGCCCCGAGCCGTCCGGCGCCGGACGGGGACGGCAACCGGCCCGGCACCGGCGGGGATCCGTCCCCCACCCCGGGCCGCCCGGCCGCCGGCGCGGAGCCGTCCCGGGTACGTCCGGCCGCCGCCCCCGCCACTCCCACGGCCACCCCCACCGCAGCACCCCGAAGGAGCCGCACCCGGTGA